From a single Phacochoerus africanus isolate WHEZ1 chromosome 11, ROS_Pafr_v1, whole genome shotgun sequence genomic region:
- the LOC125111875 gene encoding olfactory receptor 149-like, with protein MRNASVVTMFILLGIPHTEDLETMLFVLFLSFYIFTLIGNLLILLAIVSSTRLHTPMYFFLCELSMCDIFFPSVSSPKMLFYLSGNSRAISYTGCVSQLFFYHFLGCTECFLYTVMAYDRFVAICYPLRYTIIMSHRACALLAIGTSFFGCIQATFLTALTFQLPYCGPNEVDYYFCDIPVMLKLACAETSTLEMVGFVSVGLMPLSCFLLIITSYSRIVSSILQIRSTEGRHRAFSTCSAHLTAILLSFMPVVLIYLQPTPNPWLNATVQVLNNLVTPMLNPLIYSLRNKEVKNYLKKVLQQVAFLPEK; from the coding sequence ATGAGGAATGCCTCAGTGGTGACCATGTTTATTCTGCTGGGCATCCCACACACAGAGGATCTGGAAACCATGCTCTTTGTCCTCTTTTTGTCCTTCTACATCTTTACCCTTATAGGGAACCTGCTCATCCTCCTGGCAATTGTCTCCTCCACTCGGCTTCACactcccatgtacttcttcctgtgTGAACTGTCTATGTGtgacatattttttccttctgtgagtTCCCCCAAGATGCTCTTCTACCTCTCAGGGAATAGCCGAGCCATCTCCTACACAGGCTGTGTGTCCCAGCTCTTCTTCTACCATTTCCTGGGTTGTACAGAGTGTTTCCTGTAcacagtgatggcctatgaccgctttgTTGCCATCTGTTACCCTCTACGCTATACAATAATCATGAGTCACAGAGCGTGTGCCCTCCTGGCCATAGGgacctctttttttggctgcattcagGCCACCTTTCTAACTGCTCTCACCTTCCAATTGCCCTACTGTGGCCCCAATGAGGTGGACTATTACTTCTGTGATATCCCAGTGATGCTGAAGTTGGCTTGTGCAGAAACCTCCACTCTGGAGATGGTGGGGTTCGTTAGTGTGGGTCTCATGCCTCTCAGCTGCTTCCTTCTTATCATCACTTCCTACAGCCGCATTGTATCCTCCATTCTTCAAATCCGATCTACTGAAGGCCGACATCGTGCCTTTTCTACCTGTAGTGCCCACCTCACTGCCATCCTTCTCTCTTTTATGCCAGTGGTTCTTATTTACCTACAGCCCACTCCTAACCCTTGGCTTAATGCAACTGTTCAGGTCCTGAATAACCTTGttacccccatgctgaaccctctGATCTACAGCCTGAGAAATAAGGAGGTAAAGAATTATCTGAAGAAGGTGCTACAGCAGGTGGCCTTCCTTCCCGAAAAGTGA